From one Streptomyces spiramyceticus genomic stretch:
- a CDS encoding GNAT family N-acetyltransferase yields the protein MDIRRATTVAELTAAEHLYDGPARPEWAERFLAAPGHLMLIAYVAGVPAGMVSGIEMTHPDKGTEMCLYELSVDEPYRRRGIGRALTRALAAVARERGCYDMWVGVERDNDAALATYRSAQAQDDGDFAMLTWPLA from the coding sequence ATGGACATCCGACGCGCGACGACCGTGGCCGAGCTGACCGCCGCCGAGCACCTCTACGACGGCCCGGCCCGCCCCGAATGGGCCGAGCGTTTCCTGGCGGCGCCCGGCCATCTGATGCTCATCGCGTACGTCGCCGGGGTGCCGGCCGGAATGGTCTCGGGCATCGAGATGACCCACCCGGACAAGGGCACCGAGATGTGCCTGTACGAGCTGTCGGTCGACGAGCCGTACCGGCGGCGCGGCATCGGCCGTGCCCTGACCCGGGCGCTGGCGGCGGTCGCGCGCGAGCGCGGCTGTTACGACATGTGGGTCGGGGTCGAGCGCGACAACGACGCGGCGCTCGCGACGTACCGCTCGGCGCAGGCGCAGGACGACGGCGATTTCGCCATGCTGACGTGGCCGCTGGCCTGA
- a CDS encoding S8 family peptidase, with amino-acid sequence MRLTFRRAGTLIPVIALTTGFQLAGPPAAQSAPLIDLRLAPASTAVENSWIVVLKDGTTSAADLGVTPHHVYRSVLTGFSTTMSKAQAAELAADPRVAYVEQDARVRLTETQTNATWGIDRIDQRNLPLSTTYTHDTTASNVSAYIIDTGIRTSHSEFGGRAKIGTDTVGDGRNGQDCQGHGTHVAGTVGGRKYGVAKAVNLVGVRVLNCAGSGTTAGVIAGVDWVTANARKPAVANMSLGGGASTALDNAVKRSVASGVSYAVAAGNGNILGWPANACNSSPARVPEAITVGATDSADRRASFSNYGTCLDLFAPGVKVTSAWKDSDTATNTISGTSMAAPHTAGVAALYISAHPTATPAQVRNALVNNATPGKVQDPLTGSPNRLLHSLF; translated from the coding sequence ATGAGACTCACCTTCCGCCGCGCGGGGACCCTGATACCCGTCATAGCCCTCACCACCGGTTTCCAGCTGGCGGGCCCGCCCGCCGCACAGAGCGCACCGCTCATCGACCTTCGCCTGGCGCCTGCCTCAACCGCCGTCGAAAACAGCTGGATTGTCGTCCTGAAGGACGGCACGACCAGCGCCGCCGACCTGGGCGTAACCCCGCATCACGTCTACCGCAGCGTCCTCACGGGCTTCTCCACCACCATGTCGAAGGCTCAGGCTGCCGAGCTGGCGGCGGACCCGAGGGTGGCGTACGTCGAACAGGACGCCCGGGTACGGCTCACCGAGACGCAGACCAACGCCACCTGGGGCATCGACCGCATCGACCAGCGGAACCTCCCGCTCTCGACGACGTACACGCACGACACCACCGCGTCGAACGTCTCCGCGTACATCATCGACACCGGTATCCGCACCTCCCACAGCGAGTTCGGTGGCCGCGCAAAGATCGGCACGGACACGGTGGGCGACGGCCGCAACGGCCAGGACTGCCAGGGCCACGGCACACACGTGGCGGGCACGGTGGGCGGCAGGAAGTACGGCGTGGCCAAGGCCGTCAACCTGGTCGGCGTACGCGTCCTGAACTGCGCGGGCTCCGGTACGACGGCGGGCGTCATCGCCGGCGTCGACTGGGTGACCGCCAACGCCAGGAAGCCGGCCGTGGCGAACATGAGCCTGGGCGGCGGCGCCAGCACGGCCCTGGACAACGCGGTGAAGCGGTCCGTTGCGTCCGGCGTCAGCTACGCGGTCGCGGCGGGCAACGGCAACATCCTCGGCTGGCCCGCGAACGCGTGCAACTCCTCCCCGGCGCGCGTCCCCGAGGCCATCACGGTGGGCGCGACCGACAGCGCCGACCGCCGGGCGTCCTTCTCCAACTACGGGACGTGCCTGGACCTGTTCGCCCCCGGCGTGAAGGTCACCTCGGCCTGGAAGGACAGCGACACGGCCACGAACACCATTTCCGGTACGTCGATGGCCGCCCCGCACACAGCAGGCGTTGCCGCCCTCTACATCTCGGCACACCCCACCGCAACCCCGGCGCAGGTCCGCAACGCGCTGGTGAACAACGCAACCCCGGGCAAGGTCCAGGACCCGCTCACCGGCTCCCCGAACCGGCTGCTGCACTCCCTCTTCTGA
- a CDS encoding CHRD domain-containing protein — MRVLTTLMVSAVSCTATVAALAVPAAAASTDRDNGGRHAVIKGRADLTGAQEVPRKGDRNGSGEFWFRIKHGTICYALNVRKIAKPNGAHIHAGKRGKAGPVVVTLKTPLSKYPKGGKSKDCIKAKKYQTSKNAEKVLTFHELSLIAFAPKNFYVNVHNLRFPDGAIRGQLRCQ; from the coding sequence ATGCGTGTTCTGACCACCCTCATGGTCTCGGCCGTTTCGTGTACGGCCACCGTCGCCGCCCTGGCCGTTCCGGCCGCCGCGGCCAGTACCGACCGCGACAACGGCGGCCGCCATGCCGTCATCAAAGGACGAGCCGACCTCACCGGCGCACAGGAAGTGCCCCGCAAGGGCGACCGCAACGGCAGCGGTGAGTTCTGGTTCCGGATCAAGCACGGCACCATTTGCTACGCGCTCAACGTACGCAAGATCGCAAAGCCCAACGGCGCCCATATCCACGCCGGCAAGCGCGGTAAGGCCGGGCCTGTGGTCGTCACCCTCAAGACCCCCCTGTCCAAGTACCCCAAGGGCGGGAAGTCGAAGGACTGCATCAAGGCGAAGAAGTATCAGACGTCCAAGAACGCCGAGAAGGTCCTGACGTTCCATGAACTGTCGCTGATCGCCTTCGCGCCCAAGAATTTCTACGTCAACGTCCACAACCTCCGCTTCCCCGACGGAGCCATCCGCGGACAGCTCCGCTGCCAGTAG
- a CDS encoding DUF4291 family protein, with translation MQWDPERDVRQPVAVLLGPAGLAGDAAGRYADEWTVSISDVTPLAREIHALVRSGYLDAAARLLPDGRPCPAGKELLGHLGGDGEGDGQGDGA, from the coding sequence GTGCAGTGGGATCCCGAGCGTGACGTGCGGCAACCCGTTGCAGTTCTGCTCGGTCCAGCTGGCCTGGCGGGCGATGCCGCGGGGCGGTACGCCGATGAGTGGACGGTGTCCATCAGCGACGTCACGCCTCTCGCGCGCGAGATACACGCCCTCGTGCGTAGCGGCTACCTGGACGCCGCCGCGCGGCTGCTGCCGGACGGGCGGCCCTGTCCCGCGGGCAAGGAGCTCCTCGGCCATCTCGGCGGCGACGGTGAGGGGGACGGTCAGGGGGACGGCGCCTGA
- a CDS encoding DUF4291 family protein, with product MVERLPRPIRPDLKEREGRLTWIKPSFLWMTYRCGWG from the coding sequence GTGGTCGAACGACTCCCCCGACCAATTCGCCCTGATCTCAAGGAGCGTGAAGGACGCTTGACTTGGATCAAGCCGTCGTTTCTCTGGATGACGTACCGCTGCGGCTGGGGATGA
- a CDS encoding GNAT family N-acetyltransferase, producing the protein MLIREATPEDWPAIWPFFHEIVAAGETLTYPLQLGEDDAREWWYLAAPNRTVVAVDDDGTVLGTAKMNRNHMGNGSHIASATYLVDPKHSGQGVGRALCEHSVEWARGAGFRAMQFNAVVETNVYAVKLYRSIGFDVIGTLPEGFNHPKQGYVGLHIMHMAI; encoded by the coding sequence ATGCTGATCAGGGAAGCCACCCCCGAGGACTGGCCCGCCATCTGGCCGTTCTTCCACGAGATCGTCGCCGCCGGCGAGACCCTCACGTACCCGCTGCAGCTCGGTGAGGACGATGCCCGCGAGTGGTGGTATCTGGCCGCTCCGAACCGTACGGTCGTCGCCGTCGACGACGACGGCACCGTTCTCGGCACCGCCAAGATGAACCGCAACCACATGGGCAACGGCTCCCACATCGCGAGCGCCACCTACCTGGTCGACCCCAAGCATTCGGGGCAGGGCGTGGGGCGGGCGTTGTGTGAGCACAGCGTGGAATGGGCGCGTGGCGCCGGGTTCCGGGCGATGCAGTTCAACGCGGTCGTCGAGACGAATGTGTACGCCGTGAAGCTCTACCGGTCGATCGGCTTCGACGTGATCGGGACTCTTCCCGAAGGGTTCAACCACCCCAAGCAGGGATACGTCGGCCTGCACATCATGCATATGGCTATCTAA